The proteins below are encoded in one region of Hordeum vulgare subsp. vulgare chromosome 3H, MorexV3_pseudomolecules_assembly, whole genome shotgun sequence:
- the LOC123440856 gene encoding putative glycine-rich cell wall structural protein 1, whose amino-acid sequence MVGTKLVALGYVVLLSIGLTNATRVARYSTGSARGTGGGGGEGGGTVSGGGSGAGSGIGSGVSSSSGSHASGGGGGGGGGGGQNGGTGYGSGSGSGSGSSQYSQGSSYPYGGGHGGYTSAGGSGGGGGGGQASGYRGSSGYGAGSGTGSGSATATNNWYRQGSTNADAGGNGGGDGGGRNGGSGAGKGAGSGYGNANP is encoded by the coding sequence ATGGTAGGCACAAAGCTAGTAGCGCTTGGCTATGTTGTCCTCTTGAGCATTGGACTGACCAATGCTACAAGGGTGGCCAGATACTCCACTGGAAGTGCCAGGggaacgggaggaggaggaggagagggtggggGAACTGTGAGTGGTGGTGGGTCGGGTGCAGGAAGTGGAATTGGGTCTGGCGTGAGTTCTAGTAGTGGTAGCCATGCaagcggaggaggtggaggcggcggcggaggcggtggcCAAAATGGTGGAACTGGATATGGTAGCGGGTCTGGCTCCGGCTCTGGTTCTAGTCAATATAGTCAAGGATCTTCATATCCTTATGGTGGTGGACATGGTGGATATACTAGCGCTGGCGGTtccggtggcggcggtggtggagggcaaGCTAGTGGTTATCGAGGATCTAGTGGATATGGGGCTGGTAGTGGCACTGGTTCCGGCTCTGCAACTGCTACTAACAATTGGTATAGACAAGGTAGTACAAACGCAGATGCTGGTGGAAatggtggtggcgatggcggaGGAAGAAATGGTGGGAGTGGTGCAGGCAAAGGTGCCGGATCTGGGTATGGCAATGCCAACCCCTAG
- the LOC123440857 gene encoding putative glycine-rich cell wall structural protein 1 — protein sequence MVGTKLVALGYVVLLSIGLTNATRVARYSTGSARGTGGGGGEGGGTVSGGGSGAGSGIGSGVSSSSGSHASGGGGGGGGGGGQNGGTGYGSGSGSGSGSSQYSQGSSYPYGGGHGGYTSAGGSGGGGGGGQASGYRGSSGYGAGSGTGSGSATATNNWYRQGSTNADAGGNGGGDGGGRNGGSGAGKGAGSGYGNANP from the coding sequence ATGGTAGGCACAAAGCTAGTAGCGCTTGGCTATGTTGTCCTCTTGAGCATTGGACTGACCAATGCTACAAGGGTGGCCAGATACTCCACTGGAAGTGCCAGGggaacgggaggaggaggaggagagggtggggGAACTGTGAGTGGTGGTGGGTCGGGTGCAGGAAGTGGAATTGGGTCTGGTGTGAGTTCTAGTAGTGGTAGCCATGCaagcggaggaggtggaggcggcggcggaggcggtggcCAAAATGGTGGAACTGGATATGGTAGCGGGTCTGGCTCCGGCTCTGGTTCTAGTCAATATAGTCAAGGATCTTCATATCCTTATGGTGGTGGACATGGTGGATATACTAGCGCTGGCGGTtccggtggcggcggtggtggagggcaaGCTAGTGGTTATCGAGGATCTAGTGGATATGGGGCTGGTAGTGGCACTGGTTCCGGCTCTGCAACTGCTACTAACAATTGGTATAGACAAGGTAGTACAAACGCAGATGCTGGTGGAAatggtggtggcgatggcggaGGAAGAAATGGTGGGAGTGGTGCGGGCAAAGGTGCTGGATCTGGGTATGGCAATGCCAACCCCTAG